The following coding sequences lie in one Takifugu rubripes chromosome 8, fTakRub1.2, whole genome shotgun sequence genomic window:
- the LOC101071806 gene encoding frizzled-7-A-like — translation MVAITIHMQPSAQDERRISTPEHGLCQLISIPMCSDIPYNETIMPNLLGHTNQEDAGLEIHQFYPLVKIQCSPDLKFFLCSLYAPVCTVLEQAIPPCRNLCERARQGCEALMNKFGFQWPERLSCESFPVHGGGEICVGPLDGTTDAASPTGPALGLGETATLLPHIQTKPSFLCPARLRVPPYLNYHFLGAQDCGAPCEVSLPDGLMYFDEEELKFGRLWVGTWSILCCVSTLFALLTYLVDKKRFAYPERPMIFLSGCYFMVGATYFTGFLLEDNVPCVDKFNEATYRIVAQGTKKEDCTILFMVLYFFSMASSIWWVVLSLAWFLSAGMKWGAEAIEEYSPYFHLVAWAVPALKTIAVVATGQVEGDVLTGVCYVGIYSVEALWAFVLAPLIVYLIPGTSFLLAGFVSLLRIRAIMKHVGAETKKLEKLMVRIGVFGVLYTVPATIVIACCFYEQRFRPQWDRTWHMRTCQRFAVPCPAGNVAPVKPDFTIFMLKYLMILMGGITLGFLVWSEKTLQSWQSFFRRLCSRNYGSRACRAGVTNTVPMGTKSPASLF, via the coding sequence ATGGTGGCCATCACCATCCACATGCAGCCCTCTGCccaggatgagaggaggattTCCACACCAGAACATGGCCTCTGTCAGCTCATCTCCATCCCCATGTGCAGCGATATCCCCTACAACGAGACCATCATGCCCAACTTGCTAGGGCACACCAACCAGGAAGATGCCGGGCTGGAGATCCACCAGTTTTACCCTTTGGTAAAAATCCAGTGTTCCCCAGACTTGAAGTTCTTCCTGTGTTCCCTCTACGCGCCTGTCTGCACGGTTCTAGAACAGGCCATCCCACCCTGCAGGAACCTGTGTGAGCGCGCCCGTCAGGGATGCGAGGCGCTCATGAACAAGTTTGGCTTCCAGTGGCCGGAGAGGTTGAGCTGTGAGAGCTTCCCGGTCCACGGAGGAGGGGAGATTTGCGTTGGTCCACTTGATGGTACAACTGATGCAGCCAGTCCCACCGGTCCGGCTCTTGGTCTTGGCGAGACTGCAACCTTGCTACCACACATACAAACTAAACCGTCCTTTCTCTGTCCAGCACGGCTCAGGGTGCCCCCATACCTAAACTACCACTTCCTAGGTGCACAGGACTGCGGAGCCCCCTGTGAAGTCTCCCTGCCTGATGGACTGATGTATTTCGATGAGGAAGAACTAAAGTTTGGTCGCCTCTGGGTCGGCACCTGGTCGATTCTGTGCTGCGTGAGCACTCTCTTTGCCTTGCTCACCTATCTTGTGGACAAGAAGCGGTTTGCATACCCAGAACGTCCGATGATCTTCCTGTCAGGATGCTACTTCATGGTGGGGGCCACGTACTTCACTGGCTTCCTTTTGGAGGACAACGTGCCGTGTGTTGACAAGTTTAATGAAGCTACCTACAGGATTGTGGCTCAGGGGACCAAAAAGGAGGACTGCACCATCCTCTTCATGGTCCTCTACTTCTTCAGCATGGCCAGCTCCATCTGGTGGGTGGTCCTGTCCCTCGCCTGGTTCCTGTCAGCTGGTATGAAGTGGGGGGCTGAGGCCATCGAGGAGTACTCACCGTATTTTCACCTGGTGGCCTGGGCAGTGCCAGCACTAAAAACCATTGCCGTTGTGGCCACGGGACAGGTCGAGGGTGACGTGCTCACTGGCGTCTGCTACGTGGGGATTTACAGCGTGGAGGCCTTGTGGGCTTTTGTCCTGGCTCCTTTGATCGTCTATCTCATCCCTGGGACTTCCTTCCTGCTGGCGGGGTTTGTGTCGCTCCTCCGTATTCGCGCCATCATGAAGCACGTTGGCGCCGAGAcgaagaagctggagaagctaATGGTGCGCATCGGCGTGTTCGGCGTGCTGTACACGGTGCCCGCCACCATTGTCATTGCCTGCTGCTTCTACGAGCAGAGGTTCCGGCCTCAGTGGGACAGAACCTGGCACATGCGCACATGCCAGCGTTTTGCCGTGCCGTGCCCAGCTGGGAATGTTGCCCCGGTGAAACCTGACTTCACCATCTTCATGCTCAAATACCTGATGATCTTGATGGGAGGGATCACGTTGGGGTTCTTGGTCTGGTCAGAGAAGACGCTGCAGTCCTGGCAGAGCTTCTTTAGGAGGCTGTGCAGCAGAAACTACGGGAGCCGAGCGTGtagagcaggggtcaccaacacagtgcccatgggcaccaagtcgcccgcaagcctgttctaa